From Candidatus Binataceae bacterium, the proteins below share one genomic window:
- a CDS encoding ABC-F family ATP-binding cassette domain-containing protein — MLSLEELTKHYGDRKIFDRVSWAMGDDSRVGLVGLNGAGKSTLLKIIAGLIAPDGGRVSRPQRARVGYLAQDTPEMGGRPLLVETLSALNEIDALNRRRQELEVILAQPQHPDHDAALAELGEVLTELERHDFYTAQSRAESLLFGLGFTASDLSRDVAEFSGGIRMRIGLAKLLLQRPEFLMLDEPTNHLDLEARNWLEEFLLSYPGGMIVVSHDRYFLDRVTQRTVEVGRGRLTEYQGGYSLYLRQRDERFALEMAAYEKQREEIEHIEAFVSRFRAQASKAKLVQSRVKQLEKIERLEPPLGADRPPAIRFPQAPRSGRMVLELSGAGKRYGELLVYEGIDLAIERGGRIALVGPNGAGKSTLMKLLAGVEPLSAGRRTVGHNVLIGYFAQDLSDSLDGQKTVLDELSDSARHLSQLAVRNLLAAMLFSGDDVLKRTGVLSGGEKGRLALAKVLAQPTNCLLLDEPTNNLDIVAKDSLLEALQSYPGTVVIVSHDRYILNQLVEEVIEVGQGRALRYLGNYDDYLVKKEQMAAGTVAPTLGSAARSAATSVSANGDHNGKGAVKREPIDREAQRKQQRVARARRDLEAAIESKEARRAQLASEMADPNFYLTRKDAHDLIGDYETLGREIDQLYNDLVKLDANP, encoded by the coding sequence GTGCTTAGTTTAGAAGAACTCACCAAACATTACGGCGATCGCAAGATTTTCGATCGCGTGAGCTGGGCAATGGGCGATGACAGCCGGGTTGGCCTGGTCGGGCTCAACGGCGCCGGTAAGAGCACGCTGCTCAAGATTATCGCCGGCCTGATAGCACCGGACGGCGGCCGGGTCAGCAGGCCGCAACGAGCCCGGGTGGGCTACCTGGCCCAGGACACGCCCGAGATGGGCGGCCGTCCGCTGTTGGTGGAAACGCTTTCCGCCTTGAACGAAATCGACGCACTGAACCGTCGCCGCCAAGAGTTGGAAGTGATCCTGGCCCAGCCCCAGCACCCGGACCACGACGCCGCTCTGGCCGAGTTGGGCGAAGTCCTGACCGAACTGGAGCGCCACGATTTCTACACCGCGCAAAGCCGTGCCGAATCCCTTCTGTTTGGCCTCGGCTTCACTGCCAGCGATCTGAGTCGTGATGTGGCCGAGTTTTCCGGCGGCATTCGGATGCGGATCGGATTGGCCAAGCTCCTGCTGCAACGGCCCGAGTTCCTGATGCTCGATGAGCCCACCAACCATCTGGACCTGGAAGCCCGCAACTGGCTGGAAGAGTTCCTGCTCAGTTACCCCGGTGGCATGATTGTGGTCTCGCACGACCGCTATTTCCTAGACCGGGTTACCCAGCGCACCGTCGAGGTCGGTCGCGGCCGACTGACCGAATATCAGGGTGGCTATTCGCTCTACTTACGCCAACGCGACGAGCGCTTCGCCCTGGAGATGGCGGCGTACGAAAAGCAGCGCGAAGAGATCGAGCATATCGAGGCGTTTGTCAGCCGCTTCCGCGCCCAGGCCTCCAAGGCCAAGCTGGTTCAAAGCCGGGTCAAACAGCTCGAAAAGATCGAGCGGCTGGAGCCGCCGCTGGGCGCCGATCGGCCGCCTGCGATTCGTTTCCCGCAAGCCCCGCGCAGCGGCCGGATGGTGTTGGAGTTGAGCGGCGCGGGTAAACGCTACGGCGAGCTGCTGGTCTATGAGGGTATCGACTTGGCGATCGAACGCGGCGGTAGGATCGCCCTGGTCGGTCCTAATGGTGCGGGCAAATCCACCCTGATGAAGCTGCTGGCGGGAGTCGAGCCGCTCAGCGCGGGCCGGCGCACGGTGGGCCACAATGTTCTGATCGGCTATTTCGCTCAGGACTTGAGTGACAGTCTGGATGGACAAAAGACTGTGCTTGATGAATTGAGCGACAGTGCTCGCCATCTGAGCCAGCTTGCGGTTCGCAATTTGCTGGCCGCGATGCTCTTTTCCGGTGACGACGTACTCAAACGCACCGGTGTGTTATCCGGCGGCGAAAAAGGCCGTCTGGCCTTAGCCAAAGTCCTAGCTCAGCCGACCAATTGCCTCCTGTTGGACGAACCCACCAACAACCTGGACATCGTAGCCAAGGACAGCCTGCTCGAAGCCCTGCAGAGCTATCCCGGAACGGTGGTAATCGTCAGCCATGATCGCTACATCCTCAACCAACTGGTGGAAGAGGTAATCGAGGTCGGGCAAGGGCGCGCCCTGCGCTATTTAGGCAATTACGACGACTACTTGGTCAAAAAGGAACAAATGGCGGCCGGCACGGTCGCGCCCACCCTAGGTTCAGCCGCGCGCTCCGCCGCCACCTCGGTATCAGCCAACGGCGACCATAACGGCAAGGGCGCGGTTAAGCGGGAGCCGATCGATCGCGAGGCCCAACGCAAGCAGCAGCGGGTGGCACGCGCGCGCCGCGATCTGGAAGCAGCGATCGAATCGAAGGAGGCACGCCGGGCGCAACTGGCGAGCGAAATGGCAGATCCCAATTTCTATCTGACCCGCAAGGATGCCCACGATTTGATCGGCGATTACGAAACCTTGGGACGCGAAATCGACCAGCTCTACAACGATCTGGTCAAGCTTGACGCCAACCCTTAA
- a CDS encoding alpha/beta hydrolase, whose translation MALEPGPSIAAAFPENRYITLNGLRLHYADWGGDDALGTFVLLHGGAANTHWWDAVAPALTGQGRVLALDFRGHGESQWAAPDSYGPKGYVADTEAFLSQLKVPVVLVGHSMGGMVALWVATRKLIGLEMLVLADSPGIPPSLLRRLRWLRRQRRAQTGGRPELPSAEAVVRRFHLIPTATTASAETLARLALASAEELPNGHWAFRFDPQTRAWRRRGGHLPAPDPRAVQIPTLILRGAGSTIVSPRLARWLHRKIAGSELRELPHTFHHITLDDPAATAKAISDFVRRHRAPYTQAQARVM comes from the coding sequence ATGGCGCTGGAACCAGGTCCCTCAATCGCTGCTGCTTTCCCCGAAAACCGTTACATCACCCTCAATGGTCTGCGCCTGCATTATGCCGATTGGGGCGGCGACGACGCGCTGGGCACCTTTGTACTACTCCATGGTGGCGCCGCCAACACCCATTGGTGGGATGCGGTGGCACCGGCACTGACCGGCCAGGGACGGGTTTTGGCGCTGGACTTTCGCGGTCATGGGGAAAGCCAATGGGCCGCGCCGGATAGTTACGGACCCAAGGGCTATGTGGCCGATACCGAGGCTTTTCTCAGCCAGCTAAAAGTTCCGGTGGTTCTAGTCGGCCATTCGATGGGCGGAATGGTCGCGCTCTGGGTAGCGACGCGGAAGCTGATTGGGCTGGAGATGCTGGTGCTGGCCGACTCCCCGGGAATTCCCCCTTCCCTGCTGCGGCGCCTGCGCTGGCTGCGTCGGCAGCGCCGGGCCCAGACCGGTGGCAGGCCCGAACTCCCCTCGGCCGAAGCGGTCGTGCGTCGCTTTCATTTGATTCCCACCGCCACCACCGCCAGCGCCGAAACTCTGGCACGCCTGGCTCTGGCCAGCGCCGAAGAGCTGCCCAACGGCCATTGGGCTTTCCGCTTCGATCCGCAGACCCGAGCCTGGCGCCGGCGCGGCGGGCACCTCCCCGCTCCCGATCCGCGCGCAGTGCAGATTCCCACCCTGATTTTGCGCGGCGCCGGCAGCACCATCGTCTCTCCCCGGCTGGCGCGCTGGCTGCATCGAAAGATCGCTGGCTCCGAGTTGCGCGAGCTGCCCCACACCTTCCATCACATTACTCTGGACGATCCCGCCGCCACCGCCAAGGCCATAAGCGATTTCGTCCGCCGCCATCGCGCGCCCTACACGCAGGCTCAGGCGCGCGTCATGTAA
- a CDS encoding PKD domain-containing protein: MLVMALAGAAAAQDNGPAPTAMSLPEMPSVAVNAFPTIGMAPLTVGFFPAIDDPEGGQIASYRWDFGDGTQATTPPEVTLKTYTKPGSYVASLTIVTDDGRSATGFTGITVERPAAR, from the coding sequence ATGCTGGTAATGGCGCTGGCTGGGGCAGCGGCGGCGCAGGATAACGGACCGGCGCCGACTGCCATGTCCTTGCCCGAGATGCCGTCAGTGGCGGTCAACGCCTTTCCCACCATCGGAATGGCGCCGCTGACGGTCGGCTTTTTCCCCGCGATCGACGATCCCGAAGGCGGGCAAATCGCATCTTACCGCTGGGATTTTGGCGACGGCACCCAGGCGACCACGCCCCCGGAAGTGACGCTCAAGACCTATACGAAGCCCGGCAGCTATGTGGCCTCGCTGACGATCGTGACCGATGACGGACGGTCGGCAACCGGATTCACCGGAATCACGGTGGAGCGCCCCGCGGCGCGCTGA
- a CDS encoding MFS transporter produces MSILELKGRQWTILLSLFVLLMLATGPGLGAIGIIMPALIREFRWDRAQVSSLIFASTFVGGLLGPVVGWLIDYAGANWVMATGFAILGSSYLGLSYAHSWVAMFALYSAFGLGMAMSGMVPAMVVAVNWFGHRRGAGSGVAIFGFTLGLAAVAPVVTALIAAGGWRIALRVLALPPMLIGIPLSAALIRTRPPAPAALTASQEMALQPGLEVGEGLRRPAFWLLLAVQFTFAIGFGEVFLHIVTYLIGAGFAPGQAAAIFSAQTLMSGVGVVLLGILADRLSARQVLSVSMVVLAAGIAALLGSAHLGYRTPMVLLFILCWGTTATSINTLLPILIAETLGLRRLGTFSGIVLLVGAVAHSLGPLLSGILFDLTGSYVRPFELAIVLVFATGLLVVGVRPAKGWDRVEEPVDMRAGG; encoded by the coding sequence GTGTCGATTCTCGAACTCAAGGGACGTCAGTGGACCATCCTGCTCAGCTTGTTTGTCCTGCTGATGCTTGCCACCGGGCCGGGCCTGGGCGCGATCGGGATTATCATGCCAGCGCTGATTCGGGAGTTCCGTTGGGATCGTGCGCAGGTGTCCAGCCTGATCTTCGCCAGCACGTTTGTGGGCGGGCTACTCGGTCCGGTGGTCGGGTGGCTCATCGACTACGCCGGGGCGAACTGGGTGATGGCGACCGGGTTTGCCATTTTAGGCTCTTCATACCTGGGCCTGAGCTACGCTCATAGCTGGGTCGCGATGTTCGCTCTTTACAGCGCCTTTGGCCTGGGAATGGCGATGTCAGGGATGGTGCCGGCGATGGTAGTGGCGGTGAATTGGTTCGGCCACCGGCGCGGAGCGGGCAGTGGAGTGGCCATTTTCGGCTTTACCCTGGGACTGGCCGCCGTTGCTCCGGTGGTGACCGCGCTTATCGCCGCCGGCGGCTGGCGTATCGCGCTGCGCGTGTTGGCACTGCCGCCAATGCTGATCGGCATACCACTTTCGGCCGCGCTGATCCGGACTCGGCCACCGGCGCCGGCTGCATTGACCGCCTCTCAGGAAATGGCCCTGCAGCCCGGCTTGGAGGTCGGCGAAGGGCTGCGCCGGCCGGCCTTCTGGCTTTTGCTCGCGGTGCAGTTCACCTTCGCGATCGGGTTCGGCGAGGTCTTTCTCCATATCGTGACTTATCTGATCGGGGCGGGGTTTGCCCCCGGGCAAGCGGCCGCAATTTTTAGCGCGCAAACCCTGATGAGCGGCGTAGGCGTGGTGTTGCTGGGAATATTGGCCGATCGGCTGAGTGCGCGCCAAGTTCTGAGCGTTTCGATGGTGGTGCTGGCCGCCGGTATCGCCGCTCTGCTGGGCAGTGCCCATCTCGGCTATCGGACGCCGATGGTGCTGTTGTTCATCCTGTGCTGGGGTACGACCGCTACCTCGATCAATACGCTGTTGCCCATTTTGATCGCGGAAACTCTGGGACTGCGCCGCCTGGGTACCTTCAGCGGTATCGTGCTATTGGTGGGCGCCGTGGCCCATTCACTGGGACCGCTGCTCTCGGGTATCCTGTTCGACCTGACTGGCAGTTACGTCCGTCCCTTCGAATTGGCCATCGTCCTGGTTTTCGCCACCGGTCTGCTGGTGGTTGGAGTGAGGCCGGCCAAGGGTTGGGATCGGGTCGAAGAGCCGGTGGATATGCGGGCGGGTGGTTAG
- a CDS encoding DUF3536 domain-containing protein, whose protein sequence is MSEAQRSIVIHGHFYQPPRESPWTGLIAPEPSAAPFSNWNERITSECYGANAHAPVSAGSVIHLRNNYEHLSCDFGPTLMGWMQRHGKQAYGAIVRADALSAQRLGGQGNTLAQSYNHSILPLLLDADKELQIAWGIEDFRFRFKRLPVGIWLPECAADPATLAAVARAGIKFVILAPWQGRFQAATADESAGAGPFVWRSDDLSLAVFRYDRELSSQVAFGDALVDGERWADAIIARARGLAPGATLLIATDGETFGHHKRHGAAELARAFDRLAREPDLSITNCAEVLQRVAPAGNFTLEGVTSWSCAHGVERWRSDCGCRLSEGTSQSWRAPLREAMEFVKTQVDTVYAREAASVLADPRAALLESIGLALDPSPALAEQFFIRYKVGEEAARARLQALFEMQRAAQAAFTSCAWFFDDFAGLEGRIVLRWAARAVELAAFFSPSIEPELLERLRGLHSNRRESGDGATLYLSLKAREPRVRS, encoded by the coding sequence ATGTCGGAAGCACAGCGCAGTATCGTAATACACGGCCATTTCTATCAACCACCCCGCGAGAGTCCCTGGACCGGGCTGATCGCGCCCGAGCCCAGCGCGGCGCCCTTTTCCAATTGGAATGAGCGGATTACCAGTGAATGCTATGGGGCCAATGCTCATGCCCCAGTAAGTGCTGGCTCGGTCATTCATCTCCGCAACAACTATGAACATCTGAGCTGCGATTTCGGGCCCACCCTGATGGGTTGGATGCAACGCCACGGCAAACAGGCCTACGGCGCGATCGTGCGCGCCGACGCGCTCAGCGCGCAGCGACTAGGGGGTCAGGGCAACACCCTGGCGCAGTCGTACAACCATTCCATCCTGCCGCTGCTCCTCGACGCCGATAAAGAGCTTCAGATCGCGTGGGGGATCGAAGATTTTCGCTTTCGCTTCAAGCGCCTACCGGTAGGAATCTGGCTGCCCGAATGTGCCGCCGACCCGGCGACACTGGCGGCGGTGGCACGAGCCGGGATCAAGTTCGTGATTTTGGCGCCGTGGCAGGGGCGATTCCAAGCCGCCACGGCCGACGAGAGTGCTGGTGCGGGGCCCTTCGTATGGCGTAGCGACGATCTAAGCTTGGCGGTATTTCGCTACGACCGCGAGCTGAGCAGTCAGGTTGCCTTTGGTGACGCACTCGTCGACGGCGAGCGTTGGGCCGACGCGATTATCGCGCGGGCGCGGGGACTGGCGCCTGGCGCGACCCTGCTCATCGCCACCGATGGCGAGACCTTCGGCCATCATAAGCGCCACGGGGCGGCCGAGTTGGCACGGGCGTTCGATCGGCTGGCGCGCGAGCCGGATTTGAGCATTACCAACTGCGCCGAAGTGCTGCAGCGCGTCGCCCCGGCCGGTAATTTCACCCTGGAAGGGGTGACTTCTTGGAGCTGCGCGCACGGTGTGGAGCGCTGGCGCTCGGATTGCGGCTGTCGTTTGAGCGAGGGCACCTCGCAAAGCTGGCGGGCGCCGCTGCGAGAGGCGATGGAGTTTGTCAAAACGCAGGTGGACACGGTATACGCGCGCGAGGCGGCAAGCGTGTTGGCCGATCCGCGTGCGGCGCTGCTCGAATCTATCGGCTTGGCGCTGGATCCGTCCCCTGCTCTGGCCGAGCAATTCTTTATTCGCTACAAAGTTGGCGAGGAAGCCGCGCGGGCCCGCCTGCAAGCCCTGTTCGAGATGCAACGAGCGGCGCAGGCGGCCTTCACCAGTTGCGCTTGGTTCTTCGATGATTTCGCTGGACTGGAAGGCAGGATCGTGTTGCGCTGGGCGGCGCGGGCGGTGGAGCTGGCGGCCTTCTTTTCCCCCTCCATCGAACCTGAGCTGCTGGAGCGCTTGCGGGGTCTGCATTCCAATCGGCGCGAATCTGGAGACGGAGCGACCTTATATCTGAGCTTAAAGGCTCGCGAGCCGCGAGTCAGGAGTTAG
- the acs gene encoding acetate--CoA ligase encodes MASTGTSDIESLLSESRIFPPPPSFSSRAQIKTLAEYDALYRRAEVDPDGFWAEQARELSWFTPFKQVLEWKFPFARWFVGGQLNVAYNCLDRHLDGPRRNKAAIIWEGEPGDSRVLTYQLLAQEVARAANGLKSLGVKAGDRVAIYLPMVPEAAIVMLACARIGAIHSVVFGGFSADALRDRINDAEAVVCITADGGWRRGQIVELKRNADEALPQTPSVRHCVVVRRTGQAIEMQAGRDLWWDDVMAGQSAQCEPVAVDSDHPLFTLYTSGTTGKPKGVVHSSAGYLLHVLKTMRWVFDLRDEDLFWCTADVGWVTGHSYVVYGPLAAGGTTLMYEGAPNAPANDRFWQIIEKYRVNTFYTAPTAIRTFVKWGDEWVRKHDLSSLRLLGSVGEPINPEAWMWYHEVVGGGRCPIVDTWWQTETGGILISPMPGATPTKPGSATKPLPGVIAEVVNRDGQAVDVNQGGLLVIKRPWPGMLSTIFRDPERYRQQYFSQIPEVYTTGDGARRDQDGYFWIMGRVDDVINVAGHRLGTMEVESALVSHPTVAEAAVVGRPDELKGQALVCFVTLQGTHGGSDKLREELRAHVAKEIGAFARPDTIRFTEALPKTRSGKIMRRLLRQIAAGDASLGDTTTLEDLSVLSRLQNEEE; translated from the coding sequence ATGGCCAGCACTGGAACAAGCGATATCGAAAGCCTGTTGAGTGAAAGTAGAATATTTCCTCCTCCGCCTTCCTTCAGCAGCCGCGCGCAGATCAAGACCCTGGCCGAATATGACGCTCTATATCGACGCGCTGAGGTCGATCCCGATGGCTTTTGGGCCGAGCAGGCCCGTGAGCTTAGCTGGTTTACTCCCTTCAAGCAGGTTCTGGAGTGGAAGTTTCCATTCGCCCGGTGGTTTGTGGGCGGTCAGCTCAACGTCGCCTACAACTGCCTGGACCGCCACCTGGACGGTCCGCGCCGTAACAAGGCGGCCATCATCTGGGAGGGGGAGCCCGGCGACAGCCGGGTGTTGACCTACCAGCTGCTGGCCCAGGAAGTGGCGCGCGCCGCCAATGGGCTGAAAAGCCTTGGCGTCAAGGCCGGGGATCGGGTGGCGATCTATCTGCCGATGGTGCCCGAAGCGGCGATCGTGATGCTGGCCTGTGCACGCATCGGTGCGATCCATTCAGTGGTCTTCGGCGGCTTTTCTGCCGACGCCCTGCGCGACCGAATCAACGATGCCGAGGCGGTGGTCTGCATCACGGCCGATGGCGGCTGGCGTCGGGGTCAGATTGTGGAACTCAAGCGCAACGCCGACGAGGCTCTGCCTCAGACTCCCTCGGTGCGCCATTGCGTGGTGGTGCGGCGCACGGGCCAAGCCATTGAGATGCAAGCTGGACGCGACCTGTGGTGGGATGACGTGATGGCTGGGCAGAGCGCGCAATGCGAGCCGGTGGCGGTGGATTCCGACCATCCACTCTTCACCCTGTACACCTCGGGCACCACCGGCAAACCCAAGGGGGTGGTCCATTCCAGTGCCGGCTATCTGCTGCACGTGCTGAAGACGATGCGCTGGGTCTTCGACCTGCGCGACGAAGATCTGTTCTGGTGTACCGCCGATGTGGGCTGGGTCACCGGCCACAGCTATGTGGTTTATGGACCGCTGGCGGCGGGGGGCACGACTCTGATGTACGAGGGGGCGCCCAACGCCCCAGCCAACGATCGGTTCTGGCAAATAATCGAGAAGTATCGGGTCAACACCTTTTATACCGCGCCCACCGCGATTCGAACCTTCGTCAAGTGGGGCGACGAATGGGTACGCAAGCACGACCTCTCCAGCCTGCGGCTGCTCGGTTCGGTGGGCGAGCCCATCAACCCGGAGGCCTGGATGTGGTACCACGAAGTGGTGGGTGGTGGGCGCTGCCCGATCGTCGATACCTGGTGGCAGACCGAAACCGGCGGCATTTTGATTAGTCCGATGCCGGGGGCGACTCCTACCAAGCCCGGTTCGGCGACCAAGCCACTGCCTGGCGTGATCGCGGAAGTAGTCAATCGGGACGGACAAGCGGTGGACGTCAACCAGGGCGGGCTGTTGGTTATCAAGCGGCCTTGGCCGGGGATGTTGAGCACGATTTTTCGTGACCCCGAGCGCTATCGGCAGCAGTATTTTTCCCAAATTCCGGAAGTGTACACCACGGGTGACGGCGCGCGGCGCGACCAGGACGGTTACTTTTGGATCATGGGTCGCGTGGACGACGTAATAAACGTCGCCGGTCATCGTCTGGGCACGATGGAAGTGGAAAGCGCGCTGGTCTCTCATCCCACGGTCGCGGAAGCGGCTGTGGTCGGCCGGCCCGACGAACTTAAGGGGCAAGCGCTGGTCTGTTTCGTAACCTTGCAAGGGACTCATGGCGGAAGCGACAAGCTGCGCGAGGAGCTGCGCGCGCACGTCGCCAAGGAAATCGGCGCGTTTGCGCGTCCCGATACGATTCGCTTTACCGAGGCGCTGCCCAAGACCCGCAGCGGCAAGATAATGCGCCGCTTGCTTCGCCAGATCGCCGCCGGCGACGCGAGCTTGGGTGATACCACGACCTTAGAAGACCTTTCGGTGCTGTCCCGGCTGCAAAACGAGGAAGAGTAG
- the rimP gene encoding ribosome maturation factor RimP: protein MAAMVLKLNPTAARVMELLEPHIERLGFELVLVEYRGAPRGALLRLFVDRPEGGIGLDELEPISRMVGDLLDVYDPVEGSYTLEVSSPGVDRPLTKLGHFERYCGQRVKVRTHQGHEGQKSFVGVLATVDAGGIEVEDEISRRRLSLRFEDIKEARYQHQFQSPRPG from the coding sequence ATGGCAGCCATGGTCCTTAAGCTCAATCCCACCGCCGCCAGGGTGATGGAGTTGCTCGAGCCGCATATCGAGCGGCTGGGTTTCGAGCTGGTTTTGGTGGAGTATCGCGGCGCCCCGCGGGGCGCGCTGCTGCGGTTGTTTGTGGATCGGCCCGAGGGTGGGATCGGCTTGGACGAGTTGGAGCCGATCAGCCGGATGGTGGGCGACCTGCTGGACGTGTATGACCCGGTGGAGGGGAGCTACACCTTGGAGGTATCGTCCCCGGGCGTGGATCGGCCGCTGACCAAGCTGGGCCATTTCGAACGCTACTGCGGCCAGCGGGTCAAGGTGCGCACCCATCAGGGGCACGAGGGGCAGAAATCGTTCGTGGGCGTGCTGGCGACGGTTGATGCTGGCGGGATCGAGGTCGAAGACGAGATTAGCCGACGGCGCTTGAGTCTGCGCTTCGAGGATATAAAGGAGGCCCGATACCAACATCAGTTCCAGAGCCCGCGCCCGGGATAG